From one Rhodopirellula islandica genomic stretch:
- a CDS encoding response regulator transcription factor — translation MSFSDPNSGNDGVLPYSSPSEVCTSETVGAESILLVDDTVVLRERMAVAMQSRGFRVTMAGNYDEAVAVFSQSPTDLAVLDLRMPGRSGLDLLRRLLEIKPDCRVLMLSGFGSIPASIDAVRAGAVNFLSKPADTDDILSAFIRGEGQNVPEGGLAFPAPSLARNEWEHIHRVLSDCGNNISEAARRLGIHRRSLQRKLRKRAPEDPKTPGADDVFEDDED, via the coding sequence ATGAGTTTCTCTGATCCGAACAGCGGCAACGACGGTGTGCTGCCCTATTCCAGTCCATCCGAGGTGTGCACCTCCGAAACCGTGGGTGCAGAAAGCATCTTGCTGGTCGACGACACCGTCGTGCTTCGCGAACGGATGGCAGTGGCCATGCAAAGCCGTGGTTTTCGCGTCACGATGGCGGGGAATTACGACGAAGCCGTGGCCGTTTTCAGCCAATCGCCAACCGACTTGGCAGTGCTTGATTTGCGAATGCCAGGTCGCAGCGGCTTGGATTTGCTCCGCCGATTGCTGGAGATCAAACCGGATTGCCGCGTCCTGATGCTGTCAGGGTTCGGCAGCATTCCTGCGTCGATCGATGCGGTCCGTGCCGGTGCGGTCAATTTCTTGAGCAAACCCGCAGACACCGACGACATTCTGTCCGCCTTCATTCGTGGAGAAGGGCAGAACGTTCCCGAAGGCGGGCTGGCATTCCCAGCACCGTCACTGGCTCGGAACGAGTGGGAACACATTCACCGGGTGCTGTCCGATTGCGGCAACAATATCTCAGAAGCCGCCCGCCGACTGGGCATCCACCGTCGTTCGCTGCAGCGAAAGCTTCGCAAGCGAGCCCCGGAGGATCCCAAGACCCCTGGTGCGGACGACGTCTTCGAAGACGACGAGGATTGA